A single Equus quagga isolate Etosha38 chromosome 8, UCLA_HA_Equagga_1.0, whole genome shotgun sequence DNA region contains:
- the LSM5 gene encoding U6 snRNA-associated Sm-like protein LSm5 — MAANATTNPSQLLPLELVDKCIGSRIHIVMKSDKEIVGTLLGFDDFVNMVLEDVTEFEITPEGRRITKLDQILLNGNNITMLVPGGEGPEV, encoded by the exons ATGGCGGCTAACGCGACCACTAACCCGTCGCAGCTGCTGCCTCTAG AGCTTGTGGACAAGTGTATAGGATCAAGAATTCACATTGTGATGAAGAGTGATAAGGAAATTGTTGGCACGCTTCTAGGATTTGATGACTTTGTCA ATATGGTACTGGAAGATGTCACTGAGTT tGAAATCACACCAGAAGGAAGAAGGATTACTAAATTAGATCAGATTTTgctaaatggaaataatataacAATG CTGGTTCCTGGAGGAGAAGGCCCTGAAGTATGA